Proteins found in one Pseudomonas frederiksbergensis genomic segment:
- a CDS encoding MarR family transcriptional regulator, producing the protein MWTERGCFRVKSQDILLMYKMASLHAQEEVSPTGRQTVAWGGLSLIDLLPDGYTPELKFITSPPADESWDNIEVAVKRIIDADSFKWEGWGADDDIPQKRAAAKWEDRYTLRSLAESLGLSKSEISNSFVRCREAGLVTNDYETSLPKVNRLALLKITEHALKYFFPVKPGALVRGIPTGFASPVLSKHLKSAGGNIHVWPDPHGTERGQAVEPIYKTVPEAVKNDRTLYHYLALVDSIRLGGPRETSVAIQLLKKGMGL; encoded by the coding sequence ATGTGGACAGAGAGAGGTTGTTTCCGTGTGAAAAGTCAAGACATTTTACTCATGTATAAAATGGCCAGCCTTCACGCACAGGAAGAGGTGTCGCCGACTGGCCGCCAAACAGTGGCATGGGGCGGTCTTTCCTTGATTGACTTACTGCCTGATGGCTATACCCCTGAATTGAAATTTATCACTTCCCCGCCGGCTGACGAATCCTGGGACAACATCGAGGTCGCCGTTAAACGCATCATCGACGCGGACTCGTTCAAGTGGGAGGGATGGGGCGCCGACGATGATATCCCCCAGAAAAGGGCCGCGGCTAAATGGGAAGACCGCTACACCCTGAGGTCTCTTGCTGAATCCTTGGGCTTGAGCAAAAGTGAAATCTCAAACTCATTCGTCCGGTGCCGGGAGGCTGGGCTTGTAACAAACGACTATGAGACGTCCCTGCCCAAGGTGAATCGCCTTGCTCTTTTAAAAATAACCGAGCACGCGCTGAAGTACTTTTTTCCAGTCAAGCCTGGCGCCCTGGTGAGAGGAATTCCAACAGGGTTTGCATCGCCGGTACTTTCCAAGCACCTCAAAAGCGCGGGTGGAAATATCCATGTCTGGCCCGACCCGCATGGCACAGAGCGTGGCCAGGCCGTCGAACCCATTTACAAGACAGTGCCTGAAGCTGTGAAGAACGACCGCACCCTTTACCACTATTTAGCGCTAGTGGACTCCATCAGGCTGGGCGGACCCCGCGAAACCAGCGTTGCAATTCAACTCCTTAAAAAAGGTATGGGCCTTTGA
- a CDS encoding ParA family protein, producing MGSTPKLKRTVVLVIANHKGGAAKTTTGINLGDNIAQMGKSVCLLDMDPQANASRHIGLSHPSEIQYTAAEMLSIVELPLALFIHDETRVEGVSLIYGSIGLENSDDLLRAEPRPNEVLKERLAPLMGTADFIIIDCPPSLKLLTTNALAAGTHLIVPVESGDAYGLHGHEDLLSRVKKIKQINPELINLGVLLNRHDQRQVVCKNMEENAASLYGTVVPVKLGTTTKVKQASSLQMTLRQLDSGNTVSQQFRQLAEWLVEETREFRGEA from the coding sequence GTGGGAAGCACGCCAAAGTTGAAGAGGACAGTTGTTCTCGTAATCGCGAATCACAAGGGTGGGGCTGCAAAAACAACAACGGGTATCAATTTGGGGGACAACATCGCGCAGATGGGCAAGTCAGTTTGCCTCCTTGATATGGATCCCCAGGCAAATGCCAGTCGACACATAGGGTTGAGCCACCCATCAGAAATTCAATATACCGCGGCAGAAATGCTGTCGATCGTGGAGTTACCACTGGCACTGTTCATTCATGACGAAACGCGAGTTGAAGGGGTATCGCTGATTTATGGTTCGATTGGTCTTGAAAATTCCGATGACTTACTGAGGGCCGAACCGCGTCCGAACGAAGTGCTGAAGGAGCGACTTGCTCCCCTTATGGGCACGGCTGACTTCATTATCATTGACTGCCCACCAAGTCTGAAATTGCTGACTACGAACGCACTGGCGGCTGGGACCCACTTGATTGTTCCGGTTGAATCGGGCGATGCGTATGGCCTGCATGGTCATGAAGACTTGCTAAGTCGGGTTAAGAAAATCAAACAGATTAATCCAGAATTGATAAATCTAGGGGTGCTGCTCAATCGTCATGATCAGCGCCAGGTGGTCTGTAAAAACATGGAAGAGAACGCAGCGAGTCTCTACGGGACAGTTGTCCCTGTAAAATTGGGTACAACTACGAAGGTGAAGCAAGCATCAAGCCTGCAAATGACACTGCGTCAACTGGATAGCGGGAACACTGTAAGCCAGCAGTTCCGGCAACTGGCGGAGTGGCTTGTTGAGGAAACTAGAGAGTTCAGGGGGGAAGCATAA
- a CDS encoding ParB/RepB/Spo0J family partition protein, giving the protein MGAKQDVTSPKPQAAAKRPGLADMLKNSLSQQMSQHREMQPNEDDEQGARIAQPLRVDLIDPNPYQPRMSFDAEEIEELAQSIDELGLQSPITVRVKGERFELVTGECRLKAHKVLGRIMISSFVVQIDDETSAANALQENVQRKNLSDFEIFNSIMRMRADFKSSKTIKQKIKISKAHLSRIDAFEVFTPGAIEILRKNPKIMGSNTAGALRSALNLLPELDKTAIDDAFCKALRDLTSNKIKQNAFVSAVLSQLGVTKPSKPITASSDIQKEGVAIAYVKDTKKERVIYLDKKEFTEDQFKSIWDYIKSVSPTSKEKGAQ; this is encoded by the coding sequence ATGGGTGCGAAACAAGATGTTACTTCCCCGAAACCTCAAGCAGCAGCAAAAAGGCCGGGCTTGGCGGATATGTTGAAAAACTCATTGTCACAGCAAATGAGTCAACATCGGGAGATGCAGCCGAACGAGGATGACGAGCAGGGGGCGCGTATTGCTCAGCCTCTAAGGGTTGATTTGATCGACCCCAACCCTTATCAACCTCGAATGTCTTTTGACGCAGAGGAAATTGAAGAGCTTGCTCAGTCCATCGATGAATTAGGCTTACAAAGCCCTATTACCGTCAGAGTGAAAGGTGAGCGGTTTGAGCTTGTCACTGGCGAATGCCGCCTAAAAGCTCACAAAGTGCTCGGAAGGATAATGATCAGCTCCTTCGTAGTACAGATAGACGACGAAACCAGTGCTGCGAATGCATTGCAGGAAAATGTACAGCGTAAGAATCTCTCTGATTTCGAGATATTTAACTCGATAATGCGAATGAGGGCTGACTTCAAATCGAGCAAGACGATCAAGCAAAAAATCAAAATCAGTAAAGCCCACTTGTCGAGAATTGATGCTTTCGAGGTGTTTACACCAGGTGCGATTGAGATCCTGAGGAAGAACCCGAAAATCATGGGCAGCAATACAGCTGGGGCCCTTCGATCAGCATTGAATCTGCTTCCTGAACTTGATAAAACCGCAATTGATGACGCTTTCTGCAAGGCTCTCAGGGACCTAACGAGTAATAAAATCAAGCAGAATGCTTTTGTCAGTGCCGTGCTTTCTCAGCTAGGTGTTACAAAACCCTCCAAGCCCATAACAGCATCGTCGGATATTCAGAAGGAGGGTGTAGCTATCGCATATGTGAAAGACACCAAGAAAGAACGTGTGATCTATCTAGATAAGAAAGAGTTCACAGAGGATCAATTTAAAAGCATTTGGGATTACATAAAGTCAGTATCCCCGACCAGTAAAGAGAAGGGCGCCCAGTAA
- a CDS encoding SEC-C metal-binding domain-containing protein: MDDIEFAKGATPEIGRLYQAGKAFSVDTPIHALTYLRGLAASFCVYLDKDLSDVGLDARIKSLNGRSMLKPPALRYLKTLQWTGNIAAHPEDFEFEEHDFHALVAQALDAARDLIKHIYQLRYEEVPRYEIVAVESSALRDMCYRAMLESDVEAMNQAGEYFKEKADQITKQKTLLRFDGYSVEAWPYIDQAMYWFKRGAEESHPNCMYQAGIYEVNRSDVGEQKKSDGERLISRAADADHVEALVYVAHGYIDGTGIFIEDHVVARELFERAARQGHPQALGQLGAMYAKGLGGEVNPVAAAQCTLQAAEAGFPHAQFNLFVFYHDGNVLPKDEAESLRWLIEAADQDHPGAVYNLACWIQAGRVPGRLKTDALAKFERVVRYGKYRTYRARAALSFAELTEALHLDVKGLIKAADLLQICYETISKDDDPHSLREDCLAIAARLIGRVRAHIGRYGSDRETGVEDLMICALFDKNGVPVVDRSARTQDIESTLESRGLQAKEQNTKYLYREACVIPLRPAVDVKESSRSTFLTSEPVLTRAPGGEKLGRNDFCYCDSGKKFKNCHGR, translated from the coding sequence ATGGACGACATCGAGTTTGCGAAGGGCGCGACGCCCGAAATTGGACGCCTCTACCAGGCTGGCAAAGCCTTTAGCGTGGACACGCCCATTCATGCGCTTACCTATCTTCGGGGGCTTGCGGCGAGTTTTTGCGTCTACCTAGATAAGGATCTCTCTGATGTTGGGCTTGATGCCAGAATCAAGAGCCTGAATGGCCGCAGCATGCTGAAACCACCGGCACTTCGCTACCTTAAGACCCTTCAGTGGACAGGGAACATCGCTGCTCACCCTGAGGACTTCGAGTTCGAAGAGCATGATTTCCATGCACTAGTAGCCCAAGCCTTGGATGCGGCTCGAGACCTGATCAAGCATATCTATCAGCTGCGTTATGAGGAGGTGCCTCGGTACGAGATTGTCGCAGTGGAGTCCAGCGCACTGCGGGACATGTGCTATCGCGCCATGCTGGAAAGCGACGTTGAGGCCATGAACCAGGCGGGGGAGTACTTCAAGGAAAAGGCTGACCAGATCACGAAGCAAAAAACGCTTTTGCGGTTTGACGGATACAGCGTCGAAGCCTGGCCATATATAGACCAGGCGATGTACTGGTTTAAGCGAGGAGCAGAGGAGAGCCATCCCAACTGCATGTATCAGGCTGGCATCTACGAAGTAAATCGAAGCGATGTAGGTGAACAAAAAAAATCAGATGGCGAACGCCTGATTTCACGTGCTGCCGACGCCGACCATGTTGAAGCACTTGTGTATGTGGCCCACGGGTACATCGACGGTACTGGAATTTTTATCGAAGACCACGTTGTAGCCCGTGAGCTGTTCGAGAGAGCGGCCAGGCAAGGACATCCGCAAGCGCTTGGGCAACTTGGAGCGATGTATGCGAAAGGCTTAGGCGGCGAGGTCAACCCCGTAGCGGCTGCGCAATGCACACTCCAAGCAGCAGAGGCTGGATTCCCGCATGCCCAGTTCAATCTATTCGTGTTTTACCATGACGGGAATGTCTTGCCGAAGGACGAGGCTGAGTCTCTTAGGTGGCTTATCGAGGCTGCAGACCAAGACCACCCCGGCGCTGTCTACAACTTGGCTTGCTGGATTCAGGCCGGCAGAGTCCCTGGCCGATTGAAAACCGATGCACTGGCTAAGTTCGAGCGAGTCGTGCGTTACGGGAAGTATCGGACTTACCGAGCTCGCGCGGCGCTGTCCTTTGCCGAATTGACTGAGGCACTTCATCTGGATGTGAAAGGTCTAATTAAGGCAGCGGACCTTTTACAAATTTGCTACGAAACAATCTCCAAAGATGATGATCCCCACAGCCTAAGAGAAGACTGCCTGGCAATCGCTGCCAGGCTGATAGGACGAGTGCGAGCGCATATTGGTCGTTATGGCTCAGATCGCGAGACGGGTGTGGAAGATTTAATGATCTGTGCGCTCTTCGATAAGAACGGTGTTCCCGTTGTCGACCGAAGCGCGCGCACGCAGGATATAGAGTCCACTTTGGAGAGCCGCGGCCTGCAAGCAAAAGAACAAAACACGAAATATCTTTACCGTGAGGCCTGTGTGATCCCGCTCCGCCCCGCTGTCGACGTAAAGGAATCTTCGCGTAGCACATTTCTGACTTCGGAGCCGGTTCTCACCAGAGCGCCTGGCGGGGAGAAGTTGGGGCGTAATGATTTTTGTTATTGCGACTCAGGTAAGAAGTTCAAGAACTGCCATGGTCGTTAG
- a CDS encoding DNA replication terminus site-binding protein, protein MDGEEGIWFILNIEHRAGITLFGLDHGNGATKNMTLVNVCAGKGGAMIFDLHDAWNDMNRAQHDFNSEWMSKVVAAQVWVLPIKATAQSSNAITPIMLEGQEAIEASSRAMAQFEKEETQHPGTVMRLPGWIGVHTSVLASARAANRARQSFLDLLDTETQKSNLKTMSKGKYARTVLKVQVVLKQIERRIQVFDGTPRRILFTWAGNTAAPEMVALSTVIEKLQMQLEDAVRAEDLPKEQQRRMELRALSGLSQDAVMHRYRPIAPHPRVMLYFGEGARYDAMPHANLPIFVVMDEKAPWPRVDGLGTFDPEKARRLRSDKATRQPVIPRLDLYLQTDRESGNGEVGHGTALPLDSTYNQKT, encoded by the coding sequence ATGGACGGGGAAGAGGGTATATGGTTTATATTGAACATCGAGCATAGGGCTGGTATTACGCTGTTCGGCTTGGACCATGGGAATGGCGCCACAAAGAACATGACCTTAGTGAACGTATGCGCTGGTAAGGGGGGAGCGATGATTTTCGACTTACACGATGCGTGGAACGATATGAACCGCGCGCAGCATGATTTCAATTCAGAGTGGATGTCCAAAGTCGTTGCAGCACAGGTATGGGTTTTGCCAATAAAGGCCACCGCTCAAAGTTCAAACGCGATTACACCAATAATGTTGGAAGGGCAGGAGGCTATCGAAGCTTCAAGTAGGGCCATGGCACAGTTTGAAAAGGAAGAGACTCAACACCCAGGAACGGTGATGCGTCTACCTGGCTGGATAGGCGTTCATACCTCGGTACTCGCTTCGGCCCGTGCGGCAAATAGGGCTCGGCAGAGTTTCTTGGATCTGCTCGACACTGAAACCCAAAAATCAAATCTAAAGACAATGTCCAAAGGGAAATATGCCCGGACGGTTTTAAAAGTACAGGTGGTTCTTAAGCAGATTGAACGCCGGATCCAGGTGTTTGACGGAACGCCACGACGTATTCTTTTCACCTGGGCGGGGAATACAGCCGCGCCGGAAATGGTGGCTCTCTCGACGGTTATCGAAAAGCTGCAGATGCAGTTGGAAGATGCTGTCCGTGCAGAGGATCTACCAAAAGAACAACAACGCCGAATGGAACTGAGAGCACTCAGTGGATTGAGTCAGGATGCTGTAATGCATCGATACAGACCAATTGCCCCACATCCGCGCGTAATGCTCTACTTTGGAGAAGGTGCTCGATACGATGCCATGCCACACGCCAACCTACCTATTTTCGTTGTCATGGATGAAAAAGCTCCCTGGCCAAGAGTGGATGGCTTAGGGACGTTCGATCCAGAAAAGGCTCGGCGTCTCCGATCGGACAAGGCAACTCGCCAACCCGTCATTCCGCGGTTGGACCTTTACCTACAGACGGATCGCGAGTCCGGTAACGGCGAGGTGGGTCACGGGACAGCTCTGCCCCTGGACTCAACGTACAACCAAAAAACGTAG
- a CDS encoding serine/threonine protein phosphatase codes for MIYSTRSVKGQARDENRDCVGAAFDGVRGIFVVVDGTSKPGSGQLAQALIDQILTRYCEKIASGCSDNSHEEAAVLLKEVLNDAHDTLFSTAFTGSASYLVGVAAAGLLTIAYEGDCCAGSVEISSSPITWFTAPHCLANWKRDRDHRQLAADLGRHQISRSFKARKKPDPEIVTRATVEGEKLVFATDGFWADLSDVTQAQLLGAEMSDPTYVDDDVSWIVVQIPA; via the coding sequence ATGATCTACTCAACAAGGTCTGTTAAGGGGCAAGCCAGAGACGAGAACCGCGATTGTGTAGGGGCAGCATTTGATGGAGTCCGGGGAATTTTTGTCGTAGTCGATGGCACGTCTAAACCCGGCAGCGGCCAGCTCGCACAGGCACTGATCGACCAGATACTCACACGATATTGCGAGAAAATCGCGAGTGGCTGCTCGGATAACAGCCATGAAGAGGCAGCGGTATTGCTCAAGGAGGTATTGAATGACGCACACGACACTCTCTTCTCGACGGCCTTCACAGGCTCGGCGAGTTATCTGGTCGGGGTAGCCGCCGCAGGACTTCTCACAATCGCTTACGAAGGCGACTGCTGTGCTGGTAGTGTGGAAATCTCAAGTAGCCCGATCACGTGGTTCACAGCACCTCACTGTCTTGCCAACTGGAAGCGTGATCGCGATCACAGACAACTGGCAGCAGATCTAGGCCGGCACCAAATAAGTCGGAGTTTCAAAGCACGGAAAAAACCAGACCCTGAGATAGTCACAAGGGCGACCGTTGAAGGTGAGAAACTGGTTTTTGCCACCGATGGCTTTTGGGCTGACTTGAGCGATGTGACACAAGCTCAGTTGCTTGGAGCTGAGATGTCCGATCCCACCTATGTCGATGACGACGTCTCCTGGATAGTCGTTCAGATCCCGGCTTAA